AAACTAGGACTTCATTTAAATCTCTTTATCAGGGAAACATCTACTTATTAATGTTTCCTCTCCTCTTAAAGCAGGTAACTACTGTGCAATCGCTAAGTGCTTTCCATGAATTTTTAACTTACAATTTTTCTGAGTAAATTCAAAGTAATTATATTTGATCTTATTGCTAACCCTTGCTTTgacaatacaaataaatggaaagacaaaatTACGAAGGTAAACAGAAATGAAGGTTTCCATAAGTAACTTTCAAaggttcaaaaataattttaagtctgttttgtttCAATTCAAACCTCCAAACTGATTTCAATTTGAATGCAGCTCCATTAGAAGGAACTATGATGGTCAGCTTCCATTAACATTGAATGAATCATGGGCCCCAACTTCTTGTCTGTTATTATCATTCCTCATTTCTGAGATTCTAGGATGCCATCTAGAATCTTTTAACACCATCAACATGAACATTTAATCACTCTAAATTGATAAAAGCTAGCAAGTGAAGATATACCACCAGAAATATTTAAACCTCATTCAGAAGGGTCGAGTCAAAATTCTCAAAAACTAGCATCCTTTCAATGGATAAGTGAGTTAATCTACTAacacaaacttctttccttaGTCCAAATTACAGACCTAATAGATTTTTTGGCTATTCCCTCACAACCTCATtctttcaataaaatactacgCAGCCAAGAAAAATGATACAGATCAATACTTATAGGCATGGAGATCTCTCTACAATATATTGTTGGAAAAGGCAGGCTGTAGAATAACAAGTATAATCATCTCGGTTTTATAAAAATTCACACAATCGCAGGAAGGCAGAAAAGACTGGAACAATATACACCACAACAATTAAAGTAGCTGACTTAGGGTGGATGGCAAAATTTTGGgtgtttctctatattttcttcatcatctggattttttttccaataataagtatatacctttttttttttataattgggGAAAATGCTGTTTTCATTAGCTAGTCAGGCAACAAACATATGCCTATGCTTGTCTCAAAAATCTACAGGTCAGAATTGCTTCATTTAGACTTCAAAGACAAATACATTAATTTTAGACCCACTTACTATTTGATCACTGACAACCATCAATACTTCTTTACTTAACTCACCCAGAAGTAAAAAGATACagtgtgttaaaaataaaaatcagaggagCTAGAGGTACCATCATTAAAATCCTTTCAGAAAAAGGCTGTCCACTGACAAGAACGGCCTTCaaatcttctgtttttaaaactgcctctttccattctattaaaaataaatcggTATTTAACCAAAATCTGGGCATTTCCAGAGACCCAGAGATCCTTTCTGAAAAACTTTCTGGTTATGCCCATACCTTCCACAGTACATTTTGGAGTAGGGAGATACAATGGTTCTAATCTAGACAGAATAAATAAGTCaaaccctttatttatttcatataactAAAGGTCAGTTTTACCTTGGTATCTTTTCAGTCAAATACTTACACACTCCAGACACTGGCCAGATAACTcaaattttaattgaattatataTAGATGCTGTCAAAAACCCACTTGAAACAACTGagtattttaaagatattcaAAGGATTGCCAATTATCTATTACTCTGGACTTTTTTTCTATTACCGTATCAAGCAATGATTCATACAAAATTACAAATCTAAATAAACTTTAGTGTTCCACAGGAATTTTTCACAAGATTATGTTTTATATAAGCCTTTGGTTTttaatcagaaataataaaaacatctatATGAAAAGAATTTTATCTTCTACAAAAGATACTATCCAAGTCATGTATTACTTACATAGAGAGCCACATGTAAATCCTTTTTAGATTGTATTGCCAGATAAGAGCTGCTTTTAGAAGACAATGAGAAATATACAacccatatttttatttcagtttttgtctTCACTGCTAGGAGGCTCAGGACTAAATTTTATACAGGCTAGGCATCTAGTACATCTTCCAATATTTCACATGGCTCTTGATCTTTTAGTAATATCTAGTACAGAATTCtactatatacatattttatcaaGCTGCTTCATAATCAGGCATAAGATGGTTACTGCCAATGTCAAGAAAAAGTCACTCTGTGTAAATGCTTTTGCTACAGCAACAAGCTATGAAGTACTTAAATGACAACAAATGCCTCAAATTTATCAagcttaattttcaaattagaagGCTGGGACAAACTAGGATGGCAAAGAAAACAATGGTTTCATTTCTGgtaaagtatttcaaaatatacagcttctgtgaaaatattaaaagttttaaaattttaagttagcTTAACTTTACCTACCGTAACTTTTCAAAATTAACATgttattttaatgacaaaaaagTTTACATACCTTGTGTAAACAAGTGTCCACTACCCAATTGCACACATTTTCCAGGTCATCAGATACCTCAAGCCTAGATTTAACATATTCACAGAGCTCCTCATTACTCATAACATCCCAGATCCCATCACAAGCCAATATGATAAATTCATCCTCTTCTGCTCTTAAAATTTCATAAACCTCAGGCTCTGGAGAAACAAGTTGTTCTGTTGGGCCCTTGCCATCAACACACTTGTAATCATAGTCCCCCAGAGCACGAGATACTGCTAATGAACCATTAACACGTTGTATCATCACGCTGCCTCCTGCATTTTGGATTCGCTCCTTTTCCCTTGGATTGCAAGGTTTGTGATCCTGGGTAGAAAAGCAGACTTGTCCATTCCTATACAGAACAGCACGTGAATCACCACAGTTGATAAAGTAGATATGCTTAGGTGAAATCATAACTCCCACTGCAGTTGAACCACTCCTGTCCATCCCGTTTCTGAGGTCTGAAAAGTTACGCATGTATTCATCAATTTTCAAAAATCCAGTTCTGATACCATTCTTAACATTTTCCACTGAAAGCTCAAGAGCAGATCCTGATTTTCCAGCTGCCCTAAAGTCTTCGTTAGTAGTGATGTGTTCTAATAAATGTGTTGAGCAGTAATTTGCCACTCGGGATCCAGCATGACCATCATAAACTGCAAAAAATGACCAGTCTTCCAAGCCGTGAGGAATACCTACAACAGCTGTGTGTGCATCTTCCATTTCCACTCTCCATCCTTGCATGCTGCTCAGGCCATAACGTAAACCATTCCCAGCACCATGAGCattatgtttttcagttttgggTTTATCCAAAAATGCACCCATGTTTAGCaataaatctgaaataaaaaatgcaggtgttaaatgtttaaatttgacAGAAAATGTATCTACAATATTCCCTCTATAGTCTAGTAACTCCTacctcaagtattttttttttgtattatcctAATTTACGGGAGCAACAACAAAAGCCCAAGAAATTTCCTCCCCTACATCCTACAGAACAGTGGTTTCTCAGCCCTAGCGCGTAAGAATaatcagaccaattaaatcagaatccctAGGGATGGGACACAGATATCATCTTTTAAAAGCCTCTCTGGTGACTTGTATGTGCAGCCACGTTGAGACCACTGTtctaggagaaaggaaaaaacaagaaataaaacttcGTTAATAATTTTATTCTGATTTAATTTACAAGGTGAGTCTAGGGTTCGACATGTAAGTTTACAGAAGACTGGACAATGAGAATATTCAAAACAGTGAGTCATCTTGTTCAATAAATCAAGGTAGGAAGGTATACTAATATATTTTAGAAGACTTTCAAAAGCAAGTATTGAAATCAAGATTTCTCCTCCCAGTGAACCTAAAGACAACCCCAAAAttcaattaaaacataaaaatctccATTCTACACACATTTGGTTTTATCACTTTTACTATATATCTATAAAACTGAAAACCTTATCATTACTTTGATTCTGTTAAAAACATACCTTTAACATGGTGCTAAAAAATGGACTTCACTTTGCTGAACTTAAAATCCATGAAGTAGCTACCCAGTGTTGACTGACAAAGACTTAAAATCCTTAGAACTGGAAAGTACTACTATGCATCACCCTCTCCCCGCCTACccaaatttactattttatagAATAAAGCTTTCCCAATTTCAAATGACTTAGATTAGACTTAGAGTAATGGTTCCCAAAAGTATGCAAAAGAATTCTCTGGTATGTTTTCTACATACAATGCTAACGCTACACTCTAactaggtgaccttgggcaaatttcttAGTCACCTATACCTATACCTcatagggctgctgtgaagaaTGAGTcaatgtaaagtgcttaaaacagcACTTAAAACACAATAAACACCATAAAATGTTTGCTGTTATATCTGCTCAAAATGCAGACTCCATAGCCCTATTCCCACACCTAAGGATTTTTTTCAATAGATCTTAGATGGAATCATCAAAAAAGCATGCTGGTGATTTAAAGTTTTGAGAGACACTGGTCTAGATCAATTTTACCTCCATTTGGGTCTACGTATCTTTGTGAGATTTTTTCCAGGTATGATCATTATTGAACTTTACAATAAAATTACAtatccccatttttaaaaatctgatgaacCACTcgatatatatatgtaaatataagttACATaccagttttataattttcctggGTTATATGTGATACTGTATTAATAAATTACAAATGTATTTATAGAAAAAGAGTCCTGAAAGGATAAGATTAAaatcatgtaaaaattatttttcattctatCAGCAGAATGTCATATTTTGTACTGAGAGCAATGTAACAGAATATGCTTGATTACTTTTGAACATGCTGGTTTAATTCTCTGTGATACAATGATTTTAAAGCCTAGTTCTAAGTACATTTTTATATGCTTGCTTGTATAGGCTATTTCATCTGAAAGGCAACTTTAAAAGATActtaaatgcaaatcaaacagAATTGTTGGCTGTATTTACtaaatcacttttctttcttttttggggggtgaggggatgcagtctcactctgttgagtggtgccatctcactgcaacctccgcctcccaggttcacaagccattctcctgcttcagccacccaagtagctgggactacaggcacgtgccaccatacctggctcaatttttttttttttttttttgagatctacaggcacgtgccaccacacccggctctttttttttgagatggaatctcgctttatcgcccaggctggagtgcaacggcacaatctcggctcactgcaacctccgcctctcaggttcacaccattctcctgcctcagcctcccgggtagctggggttacaggcacgcgccaccacacccagctaattttttgtatttttagtagagatggggtttcgctatgttggccagattggtcttgaactcctgaccttgtgatctgcccacctcggcctcccaaagtgctaggatcacaggcatgagccaccacgcctggccaggaccATTTCTTCCTAGTAGCCATATATGGGATACTTGTGATTGTAATGAAATTTTCAACTGCAAAATACGTAGTGAAAAAACTGCTTAAACTAATTCATTCTCCCTTTATTCCCTACTAATTACAAATGCCAGACACTACCTGCACTTTTACCAGCCCTATGACCAAAAGTTAAGAATCTTCAACAGTCTTAAGAGCATGATGGGGCAGACTGCACATAGGTCTGGTCCGAAACCAAGCCCCTGCAGAGACAACCAGGGAAGTAATCTGAGAGAGTTAATGACCCTCGTACCTCTTATTATTTCGTTTCATTTTTGTAACAGAGGCACATTATGTTACGCTTTTATCTTATTTGAGGGACCAAGGAATAAGCAAATACTTCTGTAGTGCTTGTTCTGTGGTAGGCTCTGTCTTAAATGCTTCACAAACATTAACTAATTTAAATTCTActctttagaaaaacaaatatcaaaaaagcaaacaattatCAGGGAAACCTTTAATAAAAAATCTTCagggtgggtgcggtggctcatgcctgtaatcccaacactttgggaggctgaggcgggtggatcacttgaggcaaagagtttgagaccagcctggtcaacatggtgaaaccccgtctctattaaaaatacaacaattggccgggcatggtggtgggtgcctgtgatcccagctactcggggggctgagacaggagaactgcttgaacctgggaggcagaggttgtggtgagccgggatcgtgccactgtactctagcctgggcaacagagcaagactccgtctcaaaaacaaacaaacaaaaaatcataaaacttcAAGAAAAGACGACCAAATACTTCAAAATTCTCCTCCTTACTGCACTTGGCACACTTTTTTAGAGGGGGCACATGGACATTGGCAAGCCTTGCTTAAGAACAGCACAATCTGTCAATCCCATCTGCTTCCTATCAAAGAAAATGCGGTGGTGTTAGGGATGCTTCAGGCTCATGGATAAAATTTTTCCCAAAGGTTTCTGAAGGCTAGTAAGTTGCTCTTTCGACTAGAAAAGTAACATAAATAGCGATAACAATGCCTCATTTTTTAATGAGTTCTAGATGTCAGGCACTACACTAAGATACTGATATACACTATATCATTTAATTCTAATAACAACTTAATAAGGTTAGCACTatttatattctcattttaccTTGAGAAAACTGGGATACCTAGGGTATCCAGACAACACAACTAAGTGGCTAATCAGAAATAGAACCTATTAAGACTAGCCTAAATCTTGCATTCTCAAACTCTGGGCTTCAGTGGCTAAGGTATTGCaagcttttttcttccttttaaaaaataaataatagttatataaATGTTCAGGGGCTCAAAAGGCAACTCAATGTCATATCCCTGACTGGATACTGACACAGATAAACAGAATTActagaaaaactggtgaaatccaaaGACTAGAGTTTAGTTAACAGAAGAGTAATGTtagttttttttagtttttgataaATGCACTACAGTAAATGCAAAAAGTTAACATTAGTGGCcaagtgtggtagctcatgcctgtaatctcaacactttgggaggccaaggtaggagaatcacttgggcccaggagttcgagatcagcctggacaacataatgagactccatttctacaaaaaattaaaaattagccagacatggtgg
This genomic window from Pan troglodytes isolate AG18354 chromosome 12, NHGRI_mPanTro3-v2.0_pri, whole genome shotgun sequence contains:
- the PPM1B gene encoding protein phosphatase 1B isoform X4, producing MGAFLDKPKTEKHNAHGAGNGLRYGLSSMQGWRVEMEDAHTAVVGIPHGLEDWSFFAVYDGHAGSRVANYCSTHLLEHITTNEDFRAAGKSGSALELSVENVKNGIRTGFLKIDEYMRNFSDLRNGMDRSGSTAVGVMISPKHIYFINCGDSRAVLYRNGQVCFSTQDHKPCNPREKERIQNAGGSVMIQRVNGSLAVSRALGDYDYKCVDGKGPTEQLVSPEPEVYEILRAEEDEFIILACDGIWDVMSNEELCEYVKSRLEVSDDLENVCNWVVDTCLHKGSRDNMSIVLVCFSNAPKVSDEAVKKDSELDKHLESRVEEIMEKSGEEGMPDLAHVMRILSAENIPNLPPGGGLAGKRNVIEAVYSRLNPHRESDGGAGDLEDPW
- the PPM1B gene encoding protein phosphatase 1B isoform X3, producing the protein MGAFLDKPKTEKHNAHGAGNGLRYGLSSMQGWRVEMEDAHTAVVGIPHGLEDWSFFAVYDGHAGSRVANYCSTHLLEHITTNEDFRAAGKSGSALELSVENVKNGIRTGFLKIDEYMRNFSDLRNGMDRSGSTAVGVMISPKHIYFINCGDSRAVLYRNGQVCFSTQDHKPCNPREKERIQNAGGSVMIQRVNGSLAVSRALGDYDYKCVDGKGPTEQLVSPEPEVYEILRAEEDEFIILACDGIWDVMSNEELCEYVKSRLEVSDDLENVCNWVVDTCLHKGSRDNMSIVLVCFSNAPKVSDEAVKKDSELDKHLESRVEEIMEKSGEEGMPDLAHVMRILSAENIPNLPPGGGLAGKRNVIEAVYSRLNPHRESDGMVGGHRMEYEIVFTLKEFAV
- the PPM1B gene encoding protein phosphatase 1B isoform X2 codes for the protein MGAFLDKPKTEKHNAHGAGNGLRYGLSSMQGWRVEMEDAHTAVVGIPHGLEDWSFFAVYDGHAGSRVANYCSTHLLEHITTNEDFRAAGKSGSALELSVENVKNGIRTGFLKIDEYMRNFSDLRNGMDRSGSTAVGVMISPKHIYFINCGDSRAVLYRNGQVCFSTQDHKPCNPREKERIQNAGGSVMIQRVNGSLAVSRALGDYDYKCVDGKGPTEQLVSPEPEVYEILRAEEDEFIILACDGIWDVMSNEELCEYVKSRLEVSDDLENVCNWVVDTCLHKGSRDNMSIVLVCFSNAPKVSDEAVKKDSELDKHLESRVEEIMEKSGEEGMPDLAHVMRILSAENIPNLPPGGGLAGKRNVIEAVYSRLNPHRESDGMAVLGTSICKPAESSGDKKGSGWQTFQALRSTRTKRFFCKPERKINPALYNYSICPAVNL
- the PPM1B gene encoding protein phosphatase 1B isoform X1 — protein: MGAFLDKPKTEKHNAHGAGNGLRYGLSSMQGWRVEMEDAHTAVVGIPHGLEDWSFFAVYDGHAGSRVANYCSTHLLEHITTNEDFRAAGKSGSALELSVENVKNGIRTGFLKIDEYMRNFSDLRNGMDRSGSTAVGVMISPKHIYFINCGDSRAVLYRNGQVCFSTQDHKPCNPREKERIQNAGGSVMIQRVNGSLAVSRALGDYDYKCVDGKGPTEQLVSPEPEVYEILRAEEDEFIILACDGIWDVMSNEELCEYVKSRLEVSDDLENVCNWVVDTCLHKGSRDNMSIVLVCFSNAPKVSDEAVKKDSELDKHLESRVEEIMEKSGEEGMPDLAHVMRILSAENIPNLPPGGGLAGKRNVIEAVYSRLNPHRESDGASDEAEESGSQGKLVEALRQMRINHRGNYRQLLEEMLTSYRLAKVEGEESPAEPAATATSSNSDAGNPVTMQESHTESESGLAELDSSNEDAGTKMSGEKI